One Seriola aureovittata isolate HTS-2021-v1 ecotype China chromosome 3, ASM2101889v1, whole genome shotgun sequence genomic window, atacagaaacttttgcattttattactgtcatttctttttattggtCGGCATATACACAGACTTCTTGTCTTGGCCAATTTATCAGTTGGGCTCAAGCTTCAAGATAAACAGTCCAACCTGTATGCGTATACACCAAACTGTAAAATGCTGCTTCTGTAAAAAGGCTCATGAGAGATGTTAAGGACAAATGATGAATTTGCAAACCAACTGTTGCATCTACAAACTACTGGGTCAAAGATGTCGCTTTAAAATCATGCGTGGTAGCTCAGCTATAGTTTAAGTGATGTCAGTGATTGACTAAAACTATAAATTCACTTTTCCAAATTAGTGTAAATTAATGTCCATAAGAACCAGATTGActagaaaaataaactttttgttCAATCTCATTtgatgaatgacaaaaaaaggtttAGAAAAGTGTGAGCGTCACTGGCAGATGGACGTGgaatcagttttatttcttacctAGTCCATATTTGTCAGAGTAGTCGACCCATTTGCTGATCCAGAAGATGGGGATACATGCAGGATCCTCTGCCTCTTCTGTAAACACGAATGGaacaaatgttttgtatgtagtGTCGTACTACAGATCGTACAAACCATTAAAGTGTGCAACATTGACATGAAAAAGAGTCGTCAGTGAAACCAAAGACTCTACACTCACCCTGGCGTATGAGTGCCTTCTCAGAGGGCTTGGCAGCAATGATACTGTTGAGCTGCTGTAGCATGTCTTTCAGGTGGCATTCTGACGCCTCAGTCTCCctacacacaaatgaaaacataaaaagaaagacaattATAGTGGTGTAAGACTCTgtaatttaaagttttaattatttaaatgtaatttctacaAAGTGAAGAGTAAATAACAGCCAATTAAACCAAAAAGGGAAGGGGAGAGAAAGTATTTTTGCTGAAGCTTGACAGATTCAGAGTGAGCACTTCTAGACATTGTACAAACATCTCTCACCTTTGAACAGGTTCATCCTTAACGTCCACCTTCTCTGTTCCAGctggaaagagggaaaaaaaaaaaaaaaaaataagtcattaaaacacagaCCTTTATATTGGGATACTGAGTACCACTGATCTGGAGAGCTGTGCCACCCAACATTTCATCATACTTTAATCTGTAGTCTGAACTGACTACTTTGGTAATTTGTCTTAAGTCAAGTACTACTGGGACCATTACCCTTGTTGTTAATAGCAGTCAGGGGGCgcctctggctgagctccataGCTGTGGAGGGAGCGATGGAGAACCGCGGGGGCACAGTGAGACATGTAGTGGGCAGACGTAAGGGGATGTAGCCGGATGTGAAGAACTCGTCCGCTTGCAGCTCAGCGATGGTGGGCCTCTGAGCAGGATCAGCGTGCAGCATCCGCTTGATGAGAGCAGATGCGGACGGGTTGATGTGCTGCAGAGAGAGTTTTGAATTCAGGTTATGACAGGTCATGAGAGTGGGGAAAataattgtgtaaaaaaaaaaaaaaaaaaaaagaaacaatataaaactttattttgaagggatTGTGTACTTTGTTAGTTCCGCTTACCCAGGGGACAGTGTAGTTGTTTTTCTTGATGCGGTTGTAGGTCTCCTTCAGACAGGAGGTCTCAAATGGGGGCTTACCCACCAACAAAGTGTACCTGAGAGAACACAGATGGGGGGTTTGAACCGACTGTGCTGAATCATGTGGAATAGTGCTGTTCCAGAGTTTGCTTATGTTTCCAAACTTACAATATACACCCGAGCGACCAGACGTCCACTTCATAGCTGTGGCCTTTCTTGCAAAGCACTTCTGGTGCAATGTAGTTGGGTGTTCCACACAGGGTCTTCTTCCTCTCGCCATCAAACTCGATCTTAGTGGCCAGGCCAAAGTCCCctagagaggagaggcagacaAGCTTTTGTAAAGCAGCAGactaaaaagtttgtttttccagGACACAATGTTAATTTATCCTAATTGAAGgcttatttgtgtgtttggttcTCATGAGAAATCTTTCCACCAGTCAGTGGAAACCAGTCATCCAGGAAGTGTGACAAAGGTCTGATGTGAGGGTTAGGGTGTGTCTTATCCTTTGTTACTGCGCTGGAGGTTGGTTTTTGAGTGTTGGTAAATGTTTCTGATATTTATTACCATCATCATTGTAAGAGAACTGGGGTTAAGTTACATTATTTGCAATCCAACAGTGACACTTACCTATCTTGACCTCCATGTCATCATTGAGGAAGATGTTGCCCAGTTTCAGGTCTCTGTGGAtgactctgttgttgtgcaGGTACTGGACACCCTTGAGCAGCTGTGTCATGTAGTAGCGAGCCTCTGGCTCAGTCACAGCCTTACGACGCTTGTGCAGCTCCAACAAGGactgaaatagaaaagaaaattattggATTAATACGTATATCATTATGGCAATGAAAACTATAATAAATCACTTCAGACCAAGTCTATAACTCCCACTTTCTTGCTGTAAGGCCACTATGGCAATAATAAAGAGGGATGTAGTGTGAACTAGTTTGATTTAATAAACCCAAAATGTTAGTGAATGGACTGGACAATGAATACAATGCAGATATTTGGGAGGGGACCTGCTCAGCACATACAAGGGGGTCAAATTCAGCAAAAACGAAAGATTTTTATCTAATTGTTGACTTTATGGCACATACATTATTTAAAAGTGGCCCCATGTTCAGAATTTACTTGTTTTTTCCCATGGTTTCAGCTAACTACACTCGGACTGGGAAGACAACGGAAGACACCGCCGTGATAACCGTTGGCCCTGAGAAATGTGGTCACTGGAGAGAAAGCACGTATTTTCCATATACACTCACCCTTCTCCTGCAGATTTCCAggacaacaaagacaaagtcgtCGTCTTCGAAAAACCCGTGGAACCCCACAATGTTCGCATGGTCGAGGCTCTTGTGAATGGCGATTTCTGAGGACATCTTCTCCCTCTGGTGCTGCTTCAGGATGAGGGACTTGGGCACGATTTTTCCGGCGAAAACCTGCTTCGTCTCCACATCTGTGATTTCATAGCATTTGGCGAAACCACCTTTTCCGAGGAATCTTCCCCTCGTGTATCTCCTCATGGTTCGTGGGTCCACCAGAACATCTGGGATTTCTTTGAGAGGAGCTGATTTGGGGTCGACATGGGCCGACGGATTCGCCGGCTTCGGAATACCTGCACTCATTTTCGATTAAAATGCTTCTCGGCGTCTTTAAAGAAACGTTTAAAATTCTTCAGCAGTCGAAGTGTCGAAAACAGCTTAACCGATGTTGTTCAGTCCTGGAAGCTAGCTGGCTCCCATACACCTCTGAATTCAAATCAAAACTA contains:
- the plk1 gene encoding serine/threonine-protein kinase PLK1, yielding MSAGIPKPANPSAHVDPKSAPLKEIPDVLVDPRTMRRYTRGRFLGKGGFAKCYEITDVETKQVFAGKIVPKSLILKQHQREKMSSEIAIHKSLDHANIVGFHGFFEDDDFVFVVLEICRRRSLLELHKRRKAVTEPEARYYMTQLLKGVQYLHNNRVIHRDLKLGNIFLNDDMEVKIGDFGLATKIEFDGERKKTLCGTPNYIAPEVLCKKGHSYEVDVWSLGCILYTLLVGKPPFETSCLKETYNRIKKNNYTVPWHINPSASALIKRMLHADPAQRPTIAELQADEFFTSGYIPLRLPTTCLTVPPRFSIAPSTAMELSQRRPLTAINNKAGTEKVDVKDEPVQRETEASECHLKDMLQQLNSIIAAKPSEKALIRQEEAEDPACIPIFWISKWVDYSDKYGLGYQLCDNSVGVLFNDYTRLIMYTDGDSLQYIDKTAAESYLSVRSCPATLNKKITLLKYFRNYMSEHLLKAGANMARREGDELARLPYLSLWFRTKSAIVLHLTNGTVQINFFQDHTKLILCPLMAAVTYIDEKREFRTYKLSLLEEFGCSKELSSRICYAKLMVQKLLDSKLTPAAH